One window of Elaeis guineensis isolate ETL-2024a chromosome 11, EG11, whole genome shotgun sequence genomic DNA carries:
- the LOC105053860 gene encoding E3 ubiquitin-protein ligase Os04g0590900 encodes MATVDNQQTWVPYEPIKDCTQGLCTIYCPQWCYLMFPPPPPLELSDDSSGPTFSPLVIAIIGILASAFLLVSYYTIISKYCGAFDSLRRRLQGPGVADHELEDGHGQSRRHESWSLSPSNGLDEALIDKIAVCKYRRGDGLVDGTDCSVCLSEFREEESLRLLPKCNHAFHVHCIDTWLKSHSNCPLCRANIVSVNSSTPPPPPPPPPPAAPPEPEHTSPVAEGERSFEVMAVVIEDLDGRGQTEIRLRNDDEVPPKNHPSRILCDLERMEESDCIIEVGDDAVQPIRRSFSLDSSHRGRVSIADVLQKSMEDELLAAAKDHGFPAGIGSSTRCGEEHCRTGGSRRVMSPVPMKRSVSSERFCFTRQGRGSSSVLPV; translated from the coding sequence ATGGCCACCGTCGACAACCAGCAGACCTGGGTTCCCTATGAGCCAATTAAGGACTGTACCCAGGGCTTGTGTACCATATACTGCCCCCAGTGGTGCTACTTAATGTTCCCACCACCTCCCCCCTTGGAGCTCTCGGACGACAGCTCCGGCCCCACCTTCTCCCCCCTCGTCATCGCCATCATCGGCATCCTCGCAAGCGCCTTCCTCCTCGTCAGCTACTACACCATCATCTCCAAATATTGTGGTGCCTTCGACTCCCTCCGCCGCCGGCTCCAAGGCCCCGGTGTGGCCGACCACGAGCTCGAGGACGGCCACGGCCAATCCCGCCGCCACGAGTCGTGGAGCCTCTCCCCCTCGAACGGGCTCGATGAGGCCTTGATCGACAAGATTGCGGTGTGCAAATATAGGAGAGGCGACGGGCTGGTCGACGGCACCGACTGCTCGGTGTGCCTCAGCGAGTTCAGGGAGGAGGAGAGCCTTCGCTTGCTCCCCAAGTGCAACCATGCCTTCCATGTTCACTGCATCGATACTTGGTTGAAGTCCCACTCCAACTGCCCCCTCTGCCGTGCCAATATCGTGTCGGTCAATTCATCGACcccgccaccgccgccgccgccgccaccgccgGCGGCTCCTCCCGAGCCGGAACATACTTCTCCCGTGGCAGAAGGTGAACGAAGCTTCGAGGTTATGGCTGTAGTTATAGAAGATTTGGACGGACGTGGGCAAACAGAGATCCGACTGAGGAATGATGACGAGGTCCCTCCCAAGAACCACCCTTCTCGAATCCTTTGTGATTTGGAAAGGATGGAGGAGAGTGATTGTATAATCGAGGTCGGAGATGATGCTGTCCAACCGATCAGACGATCATTCTCCCTGGACTCCTCGCATCGAGGGCGGGTTTCGATTGCTGATGTCTTGCAAAAGAGCATGGAGGATGAATTGTTAGCAGCTGCAAAGGATCATGGGTTTCCGGCTGGGATCGGTTCATCGACACGTTGCGGAGAAGAGCATTGCAGGACTGGGGGCTCGCGTCGTGTTATGAGCCCTGTCCCCATGAAGAGATCCGTCTCCAGTGAGAGGTTCTGCTTCACCAGGCAAGGAAGGGGAAGCAGTTCTGTCCTTCCAGTATAA